A genomic region of Pseudomonas migulae contains the following coding sequences:
- the tcyL gene encoding cystine ABC transporter permease has product MEEAFQLALDSAPFLLKGAYYTVILSLGGMFFGLVMGFGLALMRLSRFKLVSWLARIYVSFFRGTPLLVQLFVIYYGLPQLGIELDPLPAALIGFSLNMAAYACEILRSAISSIERGQWEAAASIGMTRAQTLRRAILPQAMRTALPPLGNSFISLVKDTALAATIQVPELFRQAQLITARTFEIFTMYLAAALIYWILATVLSHLQNKLEERVNRHDQES; this is encoded by the coding sequence ATGGAAGAAGCTTTCCAACTTGCGCTGGACTCCGCGCCCTTCCTGCTGAAGGGCGCGTACTACACGGTAATCCTCAGTCTGGGCGGAATGTTCTTCGGCCTGGTGATGGGCTTTGGCCTGGCGTTGATGCGCCTGTCGCGCTTCAAACTGGTGAGCTGGCTTGCCCGCATCTACGTGTCGTTCTTTCGCGGCACGCCGTTGCTGGTGCAACTGTTCGTGATCTATTACGGCTTGCCGCAATTGGGCATCGAACTGGATCCGCTGCCGGCGGCCCTGATCGGCTTCTCGCTGAACATGGCGGCCTACGCCTGCGAAATCCTGCGTTCCGCGATCAGCTCCATCGAGCGCGGCCAGTGGGAAGCCGCCGCGAGTATCGGCATGACCCGCGCGCAGACCCTGCGCCGGGCCATCCTGCCGCAGGCGATGCGCACGGCGCTGCCACCACTGGGCAACAGCTTCATCTCGCTGGTCAAGGACACGGCGCTGGCCGCCACCATTCAGGTGCCGGAACTGTTCCGCCAGGCGCAGCTGATTACCGCGCGTACCTTCGAAATTTTCACCATGTATCTTGCCGCCGCGCTGATCTACTGGATTCTGGCCACGGTGCTGTCGCACCTGCAGAACAAGTTGGAAGAGCGGGTCAATCGGCACGACCAGGAGTCCTGA
- a CDS encoding LysR family transcriptional regulator has product MDQVKAMKVFVRIYERSSFTLAAEDLNLPRATLTHTLNQFEAWLGTRLLERSTRKVRPTLDGEAYYLRCVQLLAELEEAELAFRSVAPKGRLRVDLHGTLARHFVIPALPQFMARYPDIELSISEADRLVDLIAEGVDCVLRAGTLGDSALIGKRVANLRQITCASPAYLRKYGEPKTLEDLKHHRAVNYVSRTTAKLFPFEFMVDGELKEVAIDGAISAFGAEIYAASAIAGLGLIQCPHYRMESLIAQGVVQEILIDTPPPPMPVSVLYPHNRHMSPRVRVFVDWLGEVFAGAV; this is encoded by the coding sequence GTGGATCAAGTCAAGGCAATGAAGGTTTTCGTGCGGATCTACGAGCGCAGCAGCTTCACACTGGCTGCCGAAGACCTGAACCTGCCGCGAGCAACCCTGACCCACACGCTGAATCAGTTCGAAGCCTGGCTGGGCACGCGTTTACTGGAGCGCAGCACGCGCAAGGTGCGTCCAACACTGGATGGCGAGGCGTACTACCTGCGTTGTGTGCAGTTGCTGGCGGAGCTGGAAGAAGCCGAACTGGCCTTTCGCAGCGTGGCGCCGAAGGGACGATTGCGCGTGGATTTGCATGGCACGCTGGCCAGGCATTTCGTGATCCCTGCGTTGCCGCAGTTCATGGCCCGTTACCCGGATATCGAACTGTCCATCAGCGAGGCGGACCGTCTCGTCGACCTGATTGCCGAAGGTGTCGACTGCGTACTGCGCGCAGGCACCCTCGGCGACTCGGCGTTGATCGGCAAACGTGTGGCCAACCTGCGGCAGATCACCTGCGCCAGCCCTGCGTATCTGCGCAAATACGGTGAGCCGAAAACCCTCGAAGACCTGAAACACCATCGCGCGGTGAACTACGTCTCGCGCACCACGGCCAAGTTGTTTCCGTTCGAATTCATGGTCGATGGCGAGTTGAAGGAAGTGGCCATCGACGGCGCGATTTCGGCGTTCGGCGCGGAAATCTACGCCGCGTCGGCCATTGCCGGACTGGGTTTGATCCAGTGCCCGCATTACCGAATGGAATCGTTGATTGCACAGGGGGTGGTGCAGGAAATCCTGATCGACACCCCACCGCCGCCGATGCCGGTTTCAGTGCTGTATCCGCACAACCGACACATGTCGCCACGGGTTCGGGTGTTTGTGGATTGGTTGGGGGAGGTGTTTGCGGGGGCCGTTTGA
- the tauD gene encoding taurine dioxygenase, translated as MSHLTIVPLSSALGAQINGIDISQPLNLEQRDVIEQALLKHQVLFFRDQPITPQQQARFAANFGDLHIHPIYPNVPEQPEVLILDTAVTDVRDNAIWHTDVTFLPTPALGAVLSAKLLPEFGGDTLWASGIAAYEALSAPMKSLLEGLTATHDFTRSFPLERYGNTPEALAQWEEARRKNPPLSHPVIRTHPVSGRRSLFVNEGFTAKINELSETESEVILKFLFAHATRPEFTIRWRWQKDDVAFWDNRVTQHYAVDDYRPARRVMQRATVLGDVPFFR; from the coding sequence ATGAGCCACCTGACAATCGTCCCCCTCAGCTCCGCGCTCGGCGCGCAAATCAACGGCATCGACATCAGTCAGCCGCTAAATCTGGAACAACGCGATGTCATCGAGCAGGCGCTGCTCAAGCATCAAGTGCTGTTCTTCCGCGACCAACCGATCACGCCGCAGCAACAGGCGCGTTTCGCCGCCAATTTTGGCGATCTGCACATTCACCCGATCTACCCGAATGTGCCCGAACAGCCGGAGGTGCTGATCCTCGACACCGCCGTCACCGACGTACGCGACAACGCCATCTGGCACACCGACGTGACCTTCCTGCCGACCCCGGCGCTGGGCGCGGTGCTCAGCGCCAAGTTGCTGCCGGAGTTTGGTGGCGACACGTTGTGGGCCAGTGGCATTGCAGCGTATGAAGCGTTGTCCGCGCCGATGAAGAGTTTGCTTGAAGGGCTGACGGCGACCCACGATTTCACTCGCTCGTTTCCGCTGGAACGCTACGGCAATACGCCTGAGGCGCTGGCGCAGTGGGAAGAGGCACGCCGGAAAAATCCGCCGCTGTCGCACCCGGTCATCCGCACGCACCCGGTGAGCGGACGCCGCTCGCTGTTCGTCAATGAAGGCTTCACGGCGAAGATCAATGAGCTGTCGGAAACCGAGAGCGAGGTGATCCTGAAGTTTTTGTTTGCCCATGCAACACGCCCCGAATTCACCATTCGCTGGCGCTGGCAGAAGGATGACGTGGCGTTCTGGGATAACCGCGTGACGCAGCATTACGCGGTGGATGATTACCGACCGGCGCGGCGGGTGATGCAGCGGGCGACGGTGTTGGGGGATGTGCCGTTTTTTCGGTAA
- the tauC gene encoding taurine ABC transporter permease TauC — MSSYEIPAVTVKPGATVIPVRRSLSTRWISVLTLVALVAIWWAVTATGMIEPLFLPPPSAVLQKGWLLVTSGYMDSTLWQHLGASLSRIGLGLGFAVLTAVPVGIAIGANRIARGILDPLIEFYRPIPPLAYLPLIVIWCGIGELSKVLLIYLAIFAPIAIATATGVRTVDPAKLRAAQSLGATRAQLIRHVILPSALPDILTGVRIGLGVGWSTLVAAELIAATSGLGFMVQSAAQFLVTDVVVLGILVIALIAFAMEMGLRALQRKLVPWHGQAH; from the coding sequence ATGAGCAGCTATGAAATTCCGGCCGTGACGGTGAAACCGGGTGCGACGGTCATTCCTGTCCGTCGCAGTTTGAGCACCCGATGGATCAGTGTGTTGACCCTGGTCGCGCTGGTCGCTATTTGGTGGGCCGTTACCGCCACAGGAATGATCGAACCTCTGTTTCTGCCGCCGCCATCCGCCGTGCTGCAAAAAGGCTGGCTGCTGGTGACCAGCGGCTACATGGATTCGACGCTGTGGCAGCACTTGGGCGCCAGTCTTAGCCGCATCGGTCTGGGTCTCGGTTTTGCCGTGCTGACCGCCGTGCCGGTCGGCATTGCGATCGGTGCCAACCGCATCGCGCGCGGCATTCTCGATCCACTGATCGAGTTCTACCGTCCGATTCCACCACTGGCCTATTTGCCGCTGATCGTTATCTGGTGCGGCATTGGTGAATTGTCGAAGGTCTTGCTGATCTACCTGGCGATTTTCGCCCCGATCGCCATCGCGACCGCGACCGGCGTGCGCACCGTCGACCCGGCCAAGTTGCGCGCCGCGCAGTCGCTGGGTGCGACCCGCGCGCAATTGATTCGCCATGTGATTCTGCCGAGCGCCTTGCCGGATATTTTGACTGGCGTGCGCATTGGCCTGGGTGTGGGCTGGTCGACGTTGGTCGCCGCCGAACTGATCGCCGCCACCAGCGGTTTGGGCTTCATGGTCCAGTCAGCCGCGCAGTTCCTGGTCACCGATGTGGTGGTGCTGGGGATTCTGGTGATTGCGCTGATCGCCTTTGCCATGGAAATGGGTCTGCGCGCCCTGCAGCGCAAACTGGTGCCGTGGCACGGCCAGGCTCACTAA
- the tauB gene encoding taurine ABC transporter ATP-binding subunit codes for MALLQLERISAQYPGSPEPVLADISLSLGPQQLLVALGPSGSGKTSLLNLIAGFVEPSAGRVTLDGVPVKGPSAERGVVFQDDALLPWQDVLANVGFGLELAGVSRDKREIRAREMLALVDLSGFEHRRIWQLSGGQKQRVGLARALAADPRVLLMDEPFGALDAFTREQMQELLLQVWQRTAKPVFLITHDIEEAVFLATDLILLAPNPGQIVERLSLDFGQRYAAGESARSIKSDPRFIETREHVLAKVFSQRSAATRQERA; via the coding sequence ATGGCTTTGCTACAGCTGGAGCGCATCAGCGCACAGTACCCCGGTAGCCCGGAACCGGTATTGGCGGATATTTCCCTGAGTCTTGGGCCCCAGCAGTTGCTGGTCGCCCTCGGCCCGTCCGGCAGTGGCAAGACTTCGCTGTTGAACCTGATTGCCGGTTTCGTCGAACCCAGCGCCGGGCGCGTCACCCTCGATGGCGTGCCCGTCAAAGGCCCGAGCGCCGAACGTGGCGTGGTGTTCCAGGACGATGCCTTGTTGCCTTGGCAGGACGTGCTGGCCAACGTGGGTTTCGGTCTGGAACTGGCCGGTGTTTCCCGGGACAAACGCGAAATCCGCGCCCGGGAAATGCTCGCACTGGTGGACCTTTCCGGTTTCGAGCATCGCCGCATCTGGCAGCTCTCGGGCGGCCAGAAGCAACGTGTCGGCCTCGCTCGCGCACTCGCCGCCGACCCTCGCGTATTGCTGATGGACGAACCTTTCGGCGCCCTCGACGCCTTCACCCGTGAACAGATGCAGGAGTTGCTGCTGCAAGTGTGGCAGCGCACTGCCAAACCGGTGTTCCTGATTACCCACGACATCGAGGAAGCGGTGTTCCTCGCCACGGACCTGATTCTGCTGGCGCCAAACCCCGGGCAAATCGTCGAGCGCCTGAGCCTGGATTTCGGTCAGCGTTACGCCGCCGGCGAGTCCGCACGGTCGATCAAATCCGACCCGCGTTTTATCGAAACCCGCGAACACGTACTCGCCAAAGTGTTCTCCCAACGCAGCGCCGCCACGCGGCAGGAGCGCGCATGA
- the mgrA gene encoding L-glyceraldehyde 3-phosphate reductase, which produces MTYTAAENRYDSIPYRRVGRSGLVLPALSLGLWHNFGDSTPIDTQRSLLRTAFDLGINHFDLANNYGPPYGSAEINFGRLLREDFKQYRDELIISSKAGWDMWPGPYGQGGGSRKYVLASLDQSLQRLGLDYVDIFYSHRFDPDTPLEETASALATAVQQGKALYIGISSYSGVKTREMAALLKEWKVPLLIHQPAYNLLNRWVEKDLLDVTDELGTGVIAFTPLAQGLLTDKYLNGIPKDARVNRPGGGSLQSSHLSEANIAHVRGLNEIAKRRGQSLAQLALAWTLRDPRVTSALIGASRPEQIIENVGALKNLSFSGEELAEIDRFAQEGGINLWEKPSTAE; this is translated from the coding sequence ATGACCTACACCGCTGCCGAAAACCGCTACGATTCCATCCCTTACCGCCGCGTCGGTCGCAGCGGTCTGGTGTTGCCGGCGTTGTCCCTGGGCCTGTGGCACAACTTCGGCGACAGCACACCGATCGACACCCAGCGTTCGTTGCTGCGCACGGCGTTCGATCTGGGGATCAACCACTTCGACCTGGCCAACAACTACGGCCCGCCGTACGGCAGTGCCGAAATCAATTTCGGCCGTTTGCTGCGCGAAGACTTCAAGCAGTATCGCGATGAGCTGATCATTTCCAGCAAGGCCGGTTGGGACATGTGGCCCGGTCCTTATGGGCAGGGCGGCGGTTCGCGCAAATACGTGCTCGCCAGTCTTGATCAGAGCCTGCAGCGCCTGGGCCTGGATTATGTGGATATTTTCTATTCGCACCGCTTCGATCCGGACACTCCGCTGGAGGAAACCGCCAGCGCATTGGCTACGGCGGTGCAGCAGGGCAAGGCGTTGTACATCGGCATCTCGTCGTATTCCGGGGTGAAAACCCGTGAGATGGCGGCGCTGTTGAAAGAGTGGAAAGTGCCGTTGCTGATTCACCAGCCGGCCTACAACCTGCTCAATCGCTGGGTGGAAAAGGACCTGCTGGACGTCACCGACGAACTGGGCACCGGTGTGATTGCGTTCACGCCGTTGGCGCAGGGTTTGTTGACCGACAAATACCTCAACGGCATTCCGAAGGACGCGCGGGTCAATCGTCCGGGCGGCGGTTCCTTGCAGTCATCGCACCTGTCGGAGGCCAACATCGCCCATGTGCGCGGGCTCAACGAAATCGCCAAGCGTCGCGGTCAGAGCCTGGCGCAACTGGCGTTGGCCTGGACGCTGCGCGATCCGCGCGTGACCTCGGCGCTGATCGGTGCGAGCCGGCCGGAGCAGATCATCGAGAACGTTGGGGCGTTGAAGAATTTGAGCTTCAGTGGGGAGGAGTTGGCGGAGATTGACCGGTTCGCCCAAGAGGGCGGGATCAATCTTTGGGAGAAGCCTTCGACGGCTGAGTAA
- the betT gene encoding choline transporter BetT, with the protein MNPPVFYFAATFILLFGIVVIAMPEQAGAWLLQAQNWAANTVGWYYMLAMTLYLVFVVVTALSGYGKIKLGADHDEPEFSYLSWAGMLFAAGISITLFFFCVSEPLTHLSQPPQGEAGTADAARQAMQILFLHWGLHGWGVFAFVGMALAYFAYRHNLPLALRSALYPLIGKRINGPIGYAVDGFGIIATVFGLGADMGFGVLHLNSGLDYLFGVAHTQWIQVGLITLMMGAAIIVAVSGVDKGVRVMSDINMLLACALLLFVLFAGPTQHLLNTLIQNIGDYLGALPMKSFDLYAYDKPSDWLGGWTVFYWAWWIAWSPFVGLFIARISRGRTIREFVFGVLLIPLGFTLAWMSIFGNSAIDQVLNHGMSALGMSAIDNPSMTLYLLLETYPWSKTVIAVTVFISFVFFVTSADSGTVVLSTLSAKGGNPDEDGPKWLRVFWGAMTALVTSALLFSGSIDALKSAVVLTSLPFSMILLLMMWGLHKAFYLESQKQIAQLHSLAPVSGSRRGGWRQRLSQAVHFPSRDEVYRFLDTTVRPAIEEVTAVFVEKGLNVVTQPDPANDSVSLEIGHGEQHPFIYQVQMRGYFTPSFARGGMGSKELNNRRYYRAEVHLSEGSQDYDLVGYTKEQVINDILDQYERHMQFLHLVR; encoded by the coding sequence ATGAATCCGCCGGTGTTCTACTTCGCGGCGACCTTCATCCTGCTCTTCGGCATCGTCGTCATCGCCATGCCTGAACAGGCCGGCGCCTGGCTGCTGCAAGCGCAAAACTGGGCGGCCAACACGGTCGGCTGGTACTACATGCTCGCGATGACCCTGTATCTGGTCTTCGTGGTGGTCACCGCCTTGTCCGGCTACGGCAAGATCAAGCTCGGTGCCGACCACGACGAGCCCGAATTCAGTTACCTGTCCTGGGCCGGCATGCTGTTCGCCGCCGGGATCAGCATCACGCTGTTCTTCTTTTGCGTGTCCGAACCGCTGACGCACCTGTCGCAACCGCCGCAAGGCGAGGCCGGCACGGCGGACGCGGCGCGCCAGGCAATGCAGATTCTGTTTCTGCACTGGGGCCTGCACGGCTGGGGTGTGTTTGCCTTCGTCGGCATGGCACTCGCCTATTTCGCCTACCGCCACAATCTGCCGCTGGCCTTGCGTTCGGCGCTGTATCCGCTGATCGGCAAACGCATCAACGGCCCAATCGGATACGCGGTGGACGGCTTCGGCATCATCGCCACGGTGTTCGGCCTCGGTGCCGACATGGGCTTCGGCGTGTTGCACCTCAACTCGGGGCTCGACTACCTGTTCGGCGTCGCGCACACCCAGTGGATTCAGGTCGGCCTGATCACGCTGATGATGGGAGCGGCGATCATCGTCGCGGTGTCCGGCGTCGATAAGGGCGTGCGGGTGATGTCCGACATCAACATGCTGCTGGCCTGTGCGCTGCTGCTGTTCGTGTTGTTCGCCGGCCCGACGCAGCACTTGCTCAACACCCTGATCCAGAACATCGGTGACTACCTCGGCGCGTTGCCGATGAAAAGTTTCGACCTCTACGCCTACGACAAACCCAGCGACTGGCTGGGCGGCTGGACAGTGTTCTATTGGGCCTGGTGGATTGCATGGTCGCCGTTCGTGGGCCTGTTCATCGCCCGGATCTCCCGTGGCCGGACCATCCGCGAATTCGTCTTCGGCGTGCTGTTGATCCCGCTCGGTTTCACCCTGGCGTGGATGTCGATCTTCGGCAACAGCGCCATCGATCAGGTGCTCAATCACGGCATGAGCGCCCTCGGCATGTCGGCCATCGACAACCCCTCAATGACCCTCTACCTGCTGCTGGAAACCTACCCGTGGAGCAAAACCGTGATTGCGGTCACGGTGTTCATCAGCTTCGTGTTCTTCGTCACCTCGGCCGATTCCGGCACCGTGGTGCTGTCGACGCTCTCCGCCAAGGGCGGCAACCCGGATGAAGACGGGCCGAAATGGCTGCGGGTGTTCTGGGGCGCGATGACCGCGCTGGTGACCAGTGCGCTGCTGTTTTCCGGCAGCATCGATGCGCTGAAGTCGGCAGTGGTGCTGACCTCTTTACCGTTCTCGATGATTTTGCTGCTGATGATGTGGGGACTGCACAAGGCGTTTTATCTGGAGTCGCAAAAGCAGATCGCGCAGTTGCATTCCCTGGCGCCTGTGTCCGGTTCCAGGCGTGGCGGATGGCGTCAACGCTTGAGTCAGGCGGTGCATTTCCCGTCGCGGGATGAGGTCTATCGCTTCCTCGACACGACGGTGCGCCCGGCGATTGAAGAAGTCACCGCGGTGTTCGTCGAGAAGGGCTTGAATGTGGTCACTCAGCCCGATCCGGCGAACGACAGCGTCAGCCTGGAAATCGGTCACGGCGAGCAGCATCCGTTCATCTATCAGGTGCAGATGCGTGGTTACTTTACGCCGTCCTTCGCCCGTGGCGGCATGGGTTCCAAGGAGCTCAACAATCGCCGTTATTATCGGGCCGAAGTGCATTTGAGCGAGGGCAGTCAGGACTACGATCTGGTGGGCTACACCAAGGAGCAGGTCATCAACGACATCCTCGATCAGTACGAGCGGCACATGCAGTTTTTGCATTTGGTGCGTTGA
- the tcyJ gene encoding cystine ABC transporter substrate-binding protein, which produces MNFSALRRNLLVGSLGLALSAGLLGQAVAGEQLQKIKDAGVINVGLEGTYPPFSFVDADGKLAGFEVEFSEALAKELGVKVKLQPTKWDGILAALESKRLDAVINQVTISEERKKKYDFSEPYTVSGIQALTLTKNKDTIKTAADLAGKKVGVGLGTNYEQWVKENVPKADIRTYEDDPTKFQDLRVGRIDAILIDRLAALEYAKKAKDTSAAGEAFSRQEAGVALRKGEPELLAAVNKAIDKLRSDGTLKKLSEKYFSADVTQ; this is translated from the coding sequence ATGAATTTTTCCGCACTACGTCGAAATCTGCTGGTGGGTTCGCTGGGTCTGGCGCTGAGCGCCGGCCTGCTGGGGCAAGCGGTTGCCGGTGAGCAGCTGCAAAAAATCAAGGATGCAGGCGTGATCAACGTCGGCCTGGAAGGCACTTACCCACCGTTCAGTTTCGTCGACGCCGACGGCAAACTGGCCGGCTTCGAAGTCGAGTTCTCCGAAGCCCTGGCCAAAGAGCTGGGCGTGAAGGTCAAACTGCAACCGACCAAATGGGACGGCATCCTCGCGGCGCTGGAATCCAAGCGTCTGGACGCGGTCATCAACCAGGTGACCATCTCCGAAGAGCGCAAGAAGAAGTATGACTTCTCCGAGCCGTACACCGTTTCCGGGATTCAGGCGCTGACCCTGACCAAGAACAAAGACACCATCAAGACCGCCGCCGACCTGGCCGGCAAGAAAGTAGGTGTCGGTCTGGGCACCAACTACGAGCAGTGGGTGAAAGAAAACGTACCGAAGGCAGACATCCGCACATACGAAGATGATCCGACCAAGTTCCAGGATCTGCGCGTAGGCCGTATCGACGCCATTCTGATCGACCGCCTCGCCGCACTGGAATACGCCAAGAAAGCCAAGGACACCTCCGCTGCCGGCGAAGCATTCTCCCGCCAGGAAGCCGGTGTTGCCCTGCGCAAAGGCGAGCCTGAGCTGCTGGCAGCGGTGAACAAGGCCATCGACAAGCTGCGCTCCGATGGCACGCTGAAAAAGCTTTCGGAAAAATACTTCAGCGCTGACGTCACTCAATAA
- a CDS encoding SDR family oxidoreductase: MTTQTSKVAIVTGASRGIGAVIARQLASEGFAVAINYASSASEASRLVVELRQAGHQAIAIKADVANADDVRRMFDETETQLGKVDVLINNAGILKVMPLAQHTDELFDQNFNIHARGTFNTLREAATRLNSGGRIVNFSSSTVGMNLPGYAVYIASKAAVESLTQVFAKEMRGRHITVNAVAPGPVATDLFLHGKSEEQIQTFARMPPLERLAQPEDISRVVSFLVGPDSAWVNGQILRVNGGLV; encoded by the coding sequence ATGACGACTCAAACGTCGAAAGTTGCCATCGTGACCGGCGCCTCCCGCGGCATCGGCGCTGTCATCGCCAGACAACTGGCCAGCGAAGGTTTCGCCGTCGCCATCAACTACGCCAGCAGCGCCTCCGAAGCATCCAGACTGGTTGTCGAGTTGCGTCAGGCCGGCCATCAAGCCATAGCGATCAAGGCTGACGTGGCCAATGCCGACGACGTACGCCGGATGTTCGATGAAACCGAAACGCAGCTGGGCAAAGTCGATGTGTTGATCAACAACGCCGGCATTCTCAAAGTGATGCCGCTGGCGCAACACACTGACGAGCTGTTCGACCAGAACTTCAACATCCACGCTCGCGGCACGTTCAACACGTTGCGTGAAGCGGCGACACGCCTGAACAGCGGCGGGCGGATCGTCAACTTTTCCAGCAGCACCGTCGGTATGAACTTGCCGGGTTACGCGGTATACATCGCCAGCAAAGCGGCGGTGGAATCCCTGACTCAGGTGTTCGCCAAGGAAATGCGCGGCCGCCACATCACCGTCAACGCCGTCGCCCCCGGCCCGGTGGCGACCGATCTGTTCCTTCACGGCAAGAGCGAAGAGCAAATTCAAACCTTCGCCAGGATGCCACCGCTGGAACGCCTGGCCCAGCCGGAGGATATCTCCCGCGTTGTGTCCTTCCTCGTCGGGCCGGATTCGGCGTGGGTCAACGGGCAGATCCTGCGGGTCAATGGCGGGTTGGTTTAA
- the epsC gene encoding serine O-acetyltransferase EpsC — MSERSSHWQLQTIVSQLRTARAQWRAQNGRASTEQGGRELPSRAAMAEILEALCGALFPMRLGPVDLREESEDFYVGHTLDVALNALLAQARLELHYAARHSQQAEADIEAKTIQIIQDFALALPGLRSLLDSDVLAAYHGDPAARSVDEVLLCYPGILAVIHHRLAHHLYRAGLPLLARISSEIAHSATGIDIHPGAQIGRSFFIDHGTGVVIGETAIIGERVRIYQAVTLGAKRFPSDEDGQLQKGHPRHPIVEDDVVIYAGATILGRITIGKGSTIGGNVWLTRSVPAGCNLTQANLQHDDGTQK, encoded by the coding sequence GTGAGCGAGCGTTCCAGCCATTGGCAATTGCAGACCATCGTCAGCCAGCTGCGCACGGCGCGTGCGCAGTGGCGTGCCCAAAATGGCCGTGCCAGCACCGAGCAGGGTGGGCGCGAATTGCCTTCGCGAGCGGCCATGGCGGAGATTCTTGAAGCTCTCTGCGGGGCGTTGTTCCCGATGCGCCTGGGACCTGTGGATTTGCGCGAAGAAAGTGAAGACTTCTACGTCGGTCACACCCTCGATGTGGCACTGAATGCACTGCTGGCGCAGGCACGACTCGAATTGCACTACGCCGCACGCCACAGTCAGCAGGCGGAGGCGGACATCGAGGCAAAAACCATCCAGATCATTCAGGATTTCGCACTCGCCTTGCCGGGACTGCGCAGTTTGTTGGATAGCGACGTGCTGGCGGCCTATCACGGTGACCCGGCGGCTCGCAGCGTCGATGAAGTGTTGCTGTGCTATCCGGGGATTCTGGCGGTGATTCACCATCGTCTTGCACACCATTTGTATCGCGCCGGGTTGCCGTTGCTGGCGCGGATCAGTTCGGAAATTGCCCACTCGGCGACCGGTATCGACATCCACCCGGGCGCGCAAATCGGTCGCAGCTTCTTCATCGACCACGGGACGGGCGTGGTGATCGGCGAGACCGCGATCATCGGCGAACGCGTGCGGATTTATCAGGCAGTGACTCTGGGCGCCAAGCGCTTCCCGTCGGATGAAGACGGCCAGTTGCAGAAGGGCCATCCGCGGCATCCGATTGTCGAGGATGATGTGGTGATCTATGCCGGCGCGACGATTCTGGGGCGGATCACCATCGGCAAGGGCTCGACCATTGGCGGCAACGTCTGGCTGACCCGCAGCGTGCCAGCGGGGTGCAACCTGACCCAGGCGAATCTTCAGCATGATGATGGGACGCAGAAGTAA
- a CDS encoding D-cysteine desulfhydrase, whose protein sequence is MIKQQLARFARLDLLGHPTPLEKLERLSTWLGRDVYVKRDDLTPLAMGGNKLRKLEYLAADALAQGADTLITAGALQSNHVRQTAALAAKLGLGCVALLENPLGTDDANYVGNGNRLLLDLFDTKVELVENLDNADEQLEALAARLRSNGKKPYLVPIGGSNALGALGYVRAGLELAEQIKDTGLTFAAVVLASGSAGTHSGLALALSEALPDLPVIGVTVSRSDEDQRPKVQGLVERTAALLDVSLPDSFKVELWDEYFAPRYGEPNAGTLSAVKLVASQEGLLLDPVYTGKAMAGLLDGIGRQRFDEGPIIFLHTGGAPALFAYKDSLTG, encoded by the coding sequence ATGATCAAACAACAGCTCGCCCGTTTTGCCCGCCTCGATCTACTCGGCCACCCGACCCCTCTGGAAAAACTCGAACGCCTGTCGACCTGGCTGGGCCGCGACGTGTACGTCAAACGCGACGACCTGACGCCACTGGCGATGGGCGGCAACAAACTGCGCAAGCTCGAATACCTGGCCGCCGATGCACTGGCCCAGGGTGCCGACACGCTGATCACCGCTGGCGCGCTGCAATCCAACCACGTGCGCCAGACAGCGGCTCTCGCAGCGAAACTGGGCCTGGGTTGTGTCGCGCTGCTGGAAAATCCTTTGGGCACCGACGACGCCAACTATGTCGGCAACGGCAATCGGCTTTTGCTCGACCTGTTCGATACCAAGGTCGAGTTGGTGGAAAACCTCGACAACGCCGACGAGCAACTGGAAGCATTGGCCGCACGCCTGCGCAGCAATGGCAAAAAACCGTATCTGGTGCCGATCGGTGGCTCGAACGCATTGGGCGCTTTGGGTTATGTGCGTGCCGGGCTGGAACTGGCCGAGCAGATCAAGGACACCGGCCTGACGTTCGCTGCGGTGGTGTTGGCCTCCGGCAGCGCCGGCACTCACAGCGGCCTGGCACTCGCGTTGAGCGAAGCACTGCCGGATTTGCCAGTGATTGGCGTGACGGTGTCCCGCAGCGATGAAGATCAGCGGCCCAAGGTACAGGGATTGGTCGAGCGTACCGCGGCGTTGTTGGACGTGAGCCTGCCGGACAGCTTCAAGGTCGAGTTGTGGGACGAATATTTTGCTCCGCGTTATGGCGAGCCGAATGCCGGGACGCTGTCGGCGGTGAAGCTGGTGGCGAGTCAGGAAGGTTTGCTGCTGGACCCGGTGTATACCGGCAAGGCCATGGCCGGTTTGCTCGACGGAATTGGTCGTCAGCGTTTTGATGAAGGGCCGATCATCTTCCTGCACACCGGCGGGGCGCCGGCGTTGTTTGCCTACAAGGACTCACTGACTGGCTGA